From the genome of Mucilaginibacter paludis DSM 18603:
GTTTCTGTCGACCATGAGCCACGAGATACGCACCCCAATGAACGCGGTAATAGGTTTTACTCATTTGCTATTGCAAAACCCACGGGAAGACCAGGTTGAATATCTTAAAATACTCAAATTTTCGGGTGAGAACCTTTTAGTACTCATCAACGATATTTTGGACTTTAGTAAAATTGAAGCCGGTAAGCTGGAATTTGAACATGTTGATTTTAATCTGAAAGATCTCGTTCGTAACATCCGCGCCGCAATGCAGCAAAGAGCCATCGAAAAGGGTATACAGCTCAAACTGCTGGTTGATGAGGATTTGCCGCAGGCTGTTATAGGCGACCCTGTAAGATTGGGCCAGATATTAAGCAACTTAATTAGCAACGCTTTAAAATTTACCAGCGTAGGCAAGGTTGTTGTATCGGCTTCGCTGGTAAGTCGCAATAACGAATATACTATTGTGAGCTTTGAAGTTAAAGATACCGGGATAGGCATACCTACAGAGAAGCAACAGGCCATATTTGAGAGCTTCACCCAGGCAAGTTCTGATACTACCCGCAAGTATGGCGGAACAGGCTTAGGGCTCACCATAACTAAACGGCTTCTTGAAATGCAGGGCAGCGCTATTCAATTAGATAGTGAGCCCGGTAAAGGCTCTACATTTAGTTTTAACCTCCAATTTAAAAACAGTGAACTACAGCCTGAAGCATTAAATGTCATTCAGCCTCCGGGCATACAAGGTAGTTTAAAAGGTATCCGCATTTTGTTGGCCGAGGACAATCAGATTAATGTGTTACTGGCGCGGCAATTTTTAAAACAATGGGATGTAGAATGCGATGTGGCCGAAAATGGCCTGATGGCAGTTGAGTTAGCACAAAGTAACTTGTATGATGTTATTTTAATGGATCTGCAAATGCCCGAAATGGATGGCTATACCGCGGCTGAGCAGATCAGGAATTTGCAACCTGCCGAGAGATTCCGGAAGCTGCCTATCATTGCGCTTACGGCATCGGCTATGCTGGATAATAAGGATAAAGCGTTTGTTGTGGGGATGAACGATTATATTAGTAAACCATTTAACCCCGATGAACTTTATCGGAAAATTGCATATTATAGTAAAAAGTCCAAAAATAGTCGGTAAAACAAAATGGTTTTAAATGTTTGATTTTGAATAGTTTATAGTAAAACTATAGCTCCTCTGTTGCGAATATAAACGCAGGGTGGGGACGTATTTAATGATCACGCTTGATGGCCGTGATACCAATTCTACCGGGATTAATTTGCCCCAACTCGCCAAGATGTTAAAATGGCTCAATACTTTTGTGTTTTTGAACTTTGGCAATGATAAATATACCTTGGTTTTAATATGTATATCTCTCAGTTATATGTGTTAACATTTTTTAAGCTCACGTCCTTCTTTTTTCATCAATTAATGTCATAGTTTTGCCGTGCTTTTGGTTCCGGGTGAAAACCCGGATTAAAAGGGAATCCGGTGTAAATCCGGAACTGTCCCGCAGCTGTAAGCTCTTTAAAACCGAAGTCCATTCTAAAGTCACTGTGTGTTTTGCGCATGGGAAGACGGACCAGGGGAGCAAGTCAGAATACCTGCCACCAGCATTTACTAATTCATAGCTTTCGGGGATTGAAGCTGAATGGGAAGTGCCTTGCCGTGCGTTTCATTTTTGGTATCCTTCTTTCTGTTTGCTGTGGGTATTAACTCACAACAAAAAAATGGTATTAACCGTGCTGTGCATGCTTTTGCGTGCAAGTTATTTATGGGTTTGGCGTAAACGGACAATTTTAATTGTTCCCTTGTTATGTTGTGGCCTCAATACCCTGGCGCAATTGCCCGTTTTAAACGATACCGCCAAGATACACCAGTTGCAGGAGGTGCTTATCAATGCCGGCAATCAGCGCGAGGTAGCTATTTCGGCTTCTCCATTGCAATTACTTTCGGGCAAGCAGCTTGATCGCTTGAGCAGTTTTTCGGTAGCCGAGGCTATCCGCTATTTTTCTGGCGTACAGCTTAAAGATTACGGTGGAATAGGGGGGCTCAAAACCATCAACGTACGCAGCATGGGCAGTAACCACACTGCCGTTTTTTATGATGGTATTGAACTGGGTAACGCACAGAACGGGCAGGTGGATCTGGGTAAGTTTTCGCTGGATAATATTGATGCGGTTGCGCTTTACAACGGGCAAAAGAGTACCATATTTCAACCGGCTAAAGGTTTTACATCGGGCAGTTCGTTATACCTTAGTAGTAAGCGCCCGCTTTTTCGGGATAGCTGCAACAGTATTGAGAAAATCACGCTCAAAACCGGCTCATTCGGTTTAATCAATCCCTCGTTTTTATGGCAGTATAAACTAAGTCCTCATAGCTACAATAGCTTCAATTCCGAATTGATCAATGCTAACGGTCAATACAAATTCAGGTATACCAACGGCGTTTACGATACCACAGCCGTTCGGCAGAACGGGGACATCCGCGCTGTGCGATTTGAGGATGGCTTATATGGAATAATGAAAGACAGTAGCTCCTGGTCGGCAAGGGGATATTATTATCAATCGGAGCGTGGTTTGCCCGGAGCCATCATAGCCAATAAATTTAATTATTCGCAACGACTATGGGACAGGGATTTCTTCGTTCAATCATCTTATCAAACCAATACCAATAAAAGGTATAGCTTAATGGCTAACTTAAAATATGCCAATAATTATACCCGATACCTGGATCCCGAATATATAACTACCACCGGCTTTCTGGATAACCGCTATCGCGAGCAGCAAATTTATTTATCGCTGGCCAATCGCTATCGTATCAATTCCTGGTGGGATATCGACTTGTCTGCCGATTATTTGTGGGATAAGCTGGATGCTAATATTTACCACTTTCCATACCCGGTACGCCAAACCGAACTGATGGCGCTGGCTACGCAATTTCATTTTTACCGGTTAGATATTCAGGCCAACCTGTTGGGTACCTTGGTTCAGGACAAGGTGAGCAATTTTACAGGTGCCGGCAATAAGCAAGAGTACACACCAACCATACTGCTGTCGTGGCAGCCACTTGCATCACCTAACCTGAGGCTGAGAGGATTTTATAAAAATATTTTCAGGATGCCCACCTTGAACGATCTCTATTATACCGTGGTAGGTTATCCGTTTTTAAGGCCCGAGTTTACCAAGCAATACAATGCCGGATTTACCTACCAAAAAAACTTTACAAAGGGAGCGCTAAGTAGTATTGCAGTACAAACGGACGCCTATTACAACCAGGTTACCGATAAGATAGTTGCCATACCCAATGCCAACCTGAACAGCTGGACGATGTTCAATATAGGCAAGGTAGCCATTAAAGGGCTCGAAATTAATGCACAAGCTTTATGGCAGCTAACAGGAGAGTTTGTGCTGCATACCAGCGCTAACTATACCCGCCAGCGTGCTTTAGATGATAGCACAAACCAACAGATTCCTTATATCCCGCTCAATAGCGGATCGTTCCTGGCTGGTGCCGACTGGCGCAGGCTATCTGTTAATTATAGTTTTATTTATGTAGGATACCGGTACGATCAAAAAGCTAATATTCCGGCTAATTACCTACAGCCCTGGTATACTCACGATCTGTCGGCAAGTTATACCGCCCCGGTTAAACATCATCAGGTTAAATTTTCTGTGGAAGTCAATAACCTTTTAAATCAGTATTACGAGGTGATTACCAATTTCCCTATGCCGGGCCGCGCCTACCGTTTCTCCATCAGCTACACCTATTAAAAAGATGATCAAATTAAACAATTACCGGTTTTTAATATCCGCCGCCCTGGCTGCCCTGCTATCTCCTTCGTGCCGTAAAGATGCGCAGCCAATTAATGAGCAAGTACAAACCTTGTTCCCGGCGCAGCCTGCCAGTACAATTAAGGGTCTTTATTTGCTTAACGAGGGCAACATGAATTCCAACAAAGCATCACTGGATTATGTGGACTTTACTACCGGTTTATACCGGCGAAATATTTACAACGAGGTTAACCCTGGCGTAACCAAGGGCTTAGGCGATGTTGGCAATGATGCCGGAATTTATGGCTCCAAGCTTTATATTGTAGTCAATAACTCCAATAAGGTGGAGGTGCTTAACGCGCAAAGCGGAAAACGACTTGGGCAAATTGACATTACCAATTGCCGCTATGTTACGTTCCATAACGGTAAGGCTTATGTGAGTGCTTACCTGGGTACCGTTGGAGATCCGGCAGCGCCTAACGGGATAGTTGCTGAAATTGACACGGCTACATTAGGCGTTACCCGCAAGGTAACCGTGGGTAGGCAGCCCGAAGAAATGGCTATCGTAGCCGAAAAATTGTATGTGGCAAACTCCGGCGGATACAGCCCGCCGAACTATGAGCGTACTGTATCGGTGATAGACCTGGCTACCTTTACCGAGAGCAGCCGTATTGATGTAGCCATCAATCTGGATCGTTTAAAGGCGGACCAGTACGGCGATATCTACGTTACGTCACGCGGCGACTACTATCAAATCCCGTCAAGGCTTTTTGTGATCGATACCCATACCGGTCAGGTTAAAAAAACTTTTGATATGCCGGTGAGTAATCTTTGGATAGATGGTGATAATGCCTATATCTACAGCGCAAACTTTAGTTACCTCACCGGTAAAAATACCGTGCAATACGCTATGATCAATGTAAAGGACGAAACCGTCCTGGGCAAGCAATTTATTACCGACGGTACTGATAAACAGATAACCATCCCGTATGGCATAGTTGTGAACCCAGTTACCAAAGAAGTTTATGTAACCGATGCAAAAGATTATGTAACGCCGGGTGTGCTCTATTGCTTCGACAGCGCTGGTAAAAAAGAATGGTCGGTTACTACCGGCGACATTCCCGGGCATTTTGCTTTTGTTTATTAACCCTGCATCTATATAAAAACAATCTTATGAAAAAACAAATCTTCAATTATGCTAAAGTACCTGCGGTTTTGATAGCCGTTATGGCCTTTGCTGCATCCTGCAAAAAGGATAGTTCGCTAACGCTGCAAGAGCACATTCGCCCGGTAACGGCGCAAAGTAGCCCATATCTTACCCAGCTGTTTGATTTTAACCCGGCGCCTGGCCAGTTTGACAATACCGGCCTGGCCGATACAACGGCTGCCAAATCTATTTTAAACGGCCGCCAGGGGCTGGTGAGCCTGGGTGCCTGGGGTGGTTATATTGTACTTGGTTTTGACCATACTGTGTTGGATGTGGCCGGAAA
Proteins encoded in this window:
- a CDS encoding TonB-dependent receptor plug domain-containing protein translates to MVLTVLCMLLRASYLWVWRKRTILIVPLLCCGLNTLAQLPVLNDTAKIHQLQEVLINAGNQREVAISASPLQLLSGKQLDRLSSFSVAEAIRYFSGVQLKDYGGIGGLKTINVRSMGSNHTAVFYDGIELGNAQNGQVDLGKFSLDNIDAVALYNGQKSTIFQPAKGFTSGSSLYLSSKRPLFRDSCNSIEKITLKTGSFGLINPSFLWQYKLSPHSYNSFNSELINANGQYKFRYTNGVYDTTAVRQNGDIRAVRFEDGLYGIMKDSSSWSARGYYYQSERGLPGAIIANKFNYSQRLWDRDFFVQSSYQTNTNKRYSLMANLKYANNYTRYLDPEYITTTGFLDNRYREQQIYLSLANRYRINSWWDIDLSADYLWDKLDANIYHFPYPVRQTELMALATQFHFYRLDIQANLLGTLVQDKVSNFTGAGNKQEYTPTILLSWQPLASPNLRLRGFYKNIFRMPTLNDLYYTVVGYPFLRPEFTKQYNAGFTYQKNFTKGALSSIAVQTDAYYNQVTDKIVAIPNANLNSWTMFNIGKVAIKGLEINAQALWQLTGEFVLHTSANYTRQRALDDSTNQQIPYIPLNSGSFLAGADWRRLSVNYSFIYVGYRYDQKANIPANYLQPWYTHDLSASYTAPVKHHQVKFSVEVNNLLNQYYEVITNFPMPGRAYRFSISYTY
- a CDS encoding YncE family protein, encoding MIKLNNYRFLISAALAALLSPSCRKDAQPINEQVQTLFPAQPASTIKGLYLLNEGNMNSNKASLDYVDFTTGLYRRNIYNEVNPGVTKGLGDVGNDAGIYGSKLYIVVNNSNKVEVLNAQSGKRLGQIDITNCRYVTFHNGKAYVSAYLGTVGDPAAPNGIVAEIDTATLGVTRKVTVGRQPEEMAIVAEKLYVANSGGYSPPNYERTVSVIDLATFTESSRIDVAINLDRLKADQYGDIYVTSRGDYYQIPSRLFVIDTHTGQVKKTFDMPVSNLWIDGDNAYIYSANFSYLTGKNTVQYAMINVKDETVLGKQFITDGTDKQITIPYGIVVNPVTKEVYVTDAKDYVTPGVLYCFDSAGKKEWSVTTGDIPGHFAFVY